Proteins encoded together in one Telopea speciosissima isolate NSW1024214 ecotype Mountain lineage chromosome 4, Tspe_v1, whole genome shotgun sequence window:
- the LOC122659823 gene encoding pentatricopeptide repeat-containing protein DOT4, chloroplastic-like, whose product MKRWTSQPRILSFFGTHLRILTPSELNHLLQICSNSTALKQGRQVHQQIILHGLGFDSFMATKLIQMYADCNDFSSAHILFEKLPRPNVFAWTAILALYSRNGMYHQCLSSYREMQVQGVRPDGYVFPKVLRACAQSLSLEEGIRIHKDIIRFGAEYKLEVCNSLIDMYSKCGDAQTAREVFDKMVERDILSWNSMISGYVCNESFDLAMELLGSMRSEGLEPDLVTLNTIVDGYCRMGLCEEASEIFEQIKEPNIISWTTLMSGYSRIGKYEISIGIFRKMMFRGLVLPDAAAISNVILSCRHLGALRSGREIHGYGIKTGSSLKFYNSAGAALLIMYARCGRFQDTRNVFALMDKHDIVTWNAMILGFVLLGRDDLALTCFRKMQSSGIRSDQITLSTVLPICDLQCGKQMHALIWRNGFDSAISVWNSLINMYSKCGSVGAAYTVFSNMETKDVVSWNTIIGAYGIHGQGRVALELLQEMKNSSIQPNPATFTSVLTACSHSGLVDEGLQLFNSLIQDFDFFPSTEHFACIVDSLGRAGRLEEAVRFINKMPIEPDRSIWGSLLAACRVHQNIDFGRLAAEHLFHLEPENPGNYITLSNIYARAGRWDDAVRVRKLMEDRGLMKPSGYSWIQTADSVMTNETQMG is encoded by the coding sequence ATGAAAAGATGGACATCTCAACCTCGAATCTTATCTTTCTTTGGGACCCATTTGAGAATCCTCACTCCTTCCGAACTCAACCATCTGCTTCAAATTTGCAGCAATTCAACCGCATTAAAACAGGGCAGGCAAGTTCATCAGCAGATTATACTTCATGGGTTGGGATTCGATTCATTCATGGCTACCAAATTGATCCAAATGTATGCAGATTGCAACGATTTCAGTTCTGCACATATCTTGTTTGAGAAATTGCCTCGACCCAACGTGTTTGCATGGACGGCTATCCTCGCTCTATACTCAAGGAATGGAATGTATCACCAGTGCCTTAGTTCTTACAGGGAGATGCAAGTGCAGGGTGTCAGACCTGACGGGTACGTCTTTCCCAAGGTCCTCAGGGCCTGCGCTCAATCCTTGTCCTTGGAGGAGGGAATTCGAATCCACAAAGATATAATAAGGTTCGGTGCCGAATACAAGCTGGAAGTATGTAATTCCCTGATCGATATGTACTCCAAATGTGGCGATGCTCAAACAGCTCGAGAGGTTTTTGACAAAATGGTTGAAAGAGATATTTTATCGTGGAATTCTATGATTTCAGGGTATGTCTGCAATGAGTCTTTTGACTTGGCTATGGAACTGCTGGGTTCAATGAGATCAGAAGGTTTGGAGCCCGATTTGGTCACTTTGAATACAATCGTTGATGGATATTGTCGTATGGGGTTGTGTGAGGAAGCTTCAGAGATCTTTGAACAAATTAAGGAGCCTAATATCATCTCATGGACCACCTTAATGTCGGGTTATTCAAGGATTGGGAAGTATGAGATATCCATAGGGATTTTCAGGAAAATGATGTTTAGAGGATTGGTTCTTCCCGATGCAGCTGCTATTTCCAATGTCATTCTATCATGCAGACATTTAGGGGCTCTGAGAAGTGGACGGGAAATCCATGGGTATGGAATTAAAACTGGATCCTCACTCAAGTTCTACAATTCAGCAGGGGCAGCCTTGTTGATAATGTATGCTAGGTGTGGTAGGTTTCAAGATACAAGAAATGTATTTGCATTGATGGATAAACATGATATTGTTACATGGAATGCAATGATTCTTGGGTTTGTACTTCTTGGACGGGATGACTTGGCACTTACATGTTTTAGGAAAATGCAATCAAGTGGAATTAGAAGTGATCAGATAACACTATCGACAGTTCTTCCCATTTGTGATCTTCAATGTGGGAAACAAATGCATGCCCTCATCTGGAGAAATGGTTTCGATTCGGCTATTTCAGTATGGAATTCACTGATCAACATGTACTCCAAATGTGGAAGCGTTGGAGCTGCTTACACTGTATTCTCAAACATGGAAACCAAGGATGTGGTATCATGGAACACAATAATTGGAGCATATGGAATACATGGGCAAGGCAGAGTAGCTCTTGAGCTTCTGCAAGAGATGAAGAACTCCAGCATTCAACCCAACCCTGCAACATTCACTTCTGTGCTCACTGCTTGCAGCCACTCAGGTCTTGTGGACGAGGGACTCCAACTCTTCAACAGTTTAATCCAAGATTTTGATTTCTTCCCAAGTACAGAACATTTTGCATGTATTGTCGATTCACTTGGACGTGCAGGGCGACTTGAGGAGGCTGTCAGATTCATAAATAAAATGCCAATTGAGCCCGATAGGAGCATCTGGGGGTCTTTGCTTGCTGCCTGTCGGGTTCATCAAAATATCGATTTTGGAAGGCTAGCTGCAGAGCACCTATTTCACTTGGAACCAGAAAACCCTGGAAATTATATCACGCTGTCAAATATATATGCAAGGGCTGGGAGATGGGATGATGCTGTGAGAGTGAGGAAGCTAATGGAAGATCGAGGATTGATGAAGCCATCTGGATATAGCTGGATTCAGACTGCTGACtcagtaatgactaatgagacACAGATGGGTTGA